The Brassica napus cultivar Da-Ae chromosome A3 unlocalized genomic scaffold, Da-Ae chrA03_Random_2, whole genome shotgun sequence DNA window GAAAGGATGGTTATGAGCTTTTGCAGCGGTGTTGGCGCGTCGACTGCACATGCATGGACCACAATGTCGTCAACTGGATCCGATGATGTTCGAGTCATGACCCGAAAGAGCATGGATGATCCGGGAAGACCTCCGGGGATCGTTCTTAGCGCCGCGACTTCATTCTGGATCCCAGTGGCTCCCAAACGGGTTTTCGACTTCCTCCGCGACGAAAATTCAAGAAGCGAGGTAAATAAAATACAGACCGGACCGGTCGGTCTGACATGGAATTATTCTTCTTACTGAATCCGGTTTATATTAGAACAACTAGAGCAGGTGATCATCCAAGGTTGAATTCCAAACCGGTTTACTAAATTTTGTCAAAAACCGGTTTAATAAATCACATACTTCCTCTGTTTAAAATTAACGATGATTGTTCCAACTTTTCTCacattaaaaaattgaaaatttaattatagcTCAATTATTTTAtgtgattaatattttttgtaactttaaactaataataattcaataaattaaattatttgtgaaatttataatttatcattaCTATTAACAAAATGCAtaaacttgtttttgtttttgtaaaaaattcttagaaacatttattttatttttggaaaaatggAGTATTTGATTAGTAATACTacaatatattatcattttcaaaTCATGTGCAAGTTTTATATTagtgttttaaaagaaaaattctttattttcaaaaaaaattccaaggaTATCAAAAATCATTTGTTCATAATTTGTGCGTGTTTGAAACTTATTCATGCAGTGGGATATTCTGTCAAATGGAGGAATGGTTCAAGAAATGGCTCATATAGCAAATGGTCGAGAACCTGGAAACTGCGTCTCCTTGCTCCGAGTCAACGTAAGATTCTTGTCTGTAACATcaagattttgtttttcgatgTCGGACTCAAAATGATTTCGGTTGTAACAGAGCGGAAACTCGAGCCAAAGCAACATGTTGATTCTACAAGAGAGCTGCACGGACGCATCTGGATCGTACGTTATCTATGCGCCGGTGGATATAGTGGCGATGAACGTTGTTCTAAGCGGAGGAGATCCTGATTACGTGGCGTTGCTCCCATCTGGTTTCGCTATATTACCCGATGGTTCGGTCGGAGGAGGAGAAAATGGGAATCAAGAAGTGGTTTCTTCTTCTACTGCATCTGAGAGTTGTGGTTCACTGTTAACCGTTGCGTTTCAGATACTTGTTGATTCTGTTCCTACAGCTAAGCTCTCTCTTGGCTCGGTGGCTACGGTTAACAGTCTGATCAAATGTACGGTGGAGAGGATTAAAGCAGCCGTTGCTTGTGACCGAGGTGGAGGAGGACCATAATTCTTCCAGCCTTCCAGGTATGACTTAAACATTTAAGTTTGTGAAATTTTTACCCATTTTCTGTGGTTTCTTAaatgaaaagtttttttttaaactgtaaACGCAAACTTGTTGTGTTTGGCGTTTGCGTTGACATTTAGAAAGATGTAAAACTAGCTTTTGAAACAGTCGAGATGGGGTAGTATTCTTGTGAAGCAAGAAAGAAGACTATAGTATATGTTTTGACTAATGTGGTTTGTGTTCTTTCTTTTGCCTGCAGAAGTAACAAGGAAAGGAGAAAAATAGCGTTTATGCCTTAATGGTTTATTTCTAGTTCTGTATGTTTTGATAATCCAGATGAAGTCAAGAACGCACCTTTAACGTTTAAATCTTTATCTCAAGGATGATGAGAAAAGAAAGGGTAAAGAGGTTCGGGTATTGACTTCTGATGGAAACCCACGGTCCTTTTTATTTACCTTTTCTAAGTTTGTCTATTCAGCGTTCTGCTTTTATAACAGTTTGTGAACACTTTTGGGTGTCCTCTCTTTATGTGTTTTACCCACCAAGTGTATGTTTCTTTATTGTTTTGTAAGCTGCAAGACCATATATTAGTAACATTAGTTTCTGTTGAACTCCCTATTCAGCTTATTCGTATATGAATATATGATCGAACCAGAAAGAAATTCAGTCTACATCAAAAAGGTTCTAAAGTATTTCAAACTCAAAAAAGCTTAGATGAATAAAACGTCAAACTTGTGTCATgagaataaatattaattaaatcacATTTTTAGTATCTCAATTCTCAAGTaaatttcttattctttttcatttttttcatttttaaaaggtaaatatttttgagcGAATATCAATAGCAGTGTTCTAAAACACTAATTGCT harbors:
- the LOC125594133 gene encoding homeobox-leucine zipper protein PROTODERMAL FACTOR 2-like, with translation MLKLAERMVMSFCSGVGASTAHAWTTMSSTGSDDVRVMTRKSMDDPGRPPGIVLSAATSFWIPVAPKRVFDFLRDENSRSEWDILSNGGMVQEMAHIANGREPGNCVSLLRVNSGNSSQSNMLILQESCTDASGSYVIYAPVDIVAMNVVLSGGDPDYVALLPSGFAILPDGSVGGGENGNQEVVSSSTASESCGSLLTVAFQILVDSVPTAKLSLGSVATVNSLIKCTVERIKAAVACDRGGGGP